One genomic window of Cellulophaga sp. Hel_I_12 includes the following:
- a CDS encoding permease — protein sequence MSEFLKQWGEAAYTTTGFFWMALWAFILGYIISSMIQIFVTEKRMQKTMNESEGKSVLLGTFFGFISSSCSFSALAGTKSIFKKGASFVSSIAFLLASTNLVIELGIIISIFLGWQFVVGEYVGGILLILISWILIRIINPKKLIEKARKNLENEDDDSMDDSKDWKKQIKKEDSWARVAKKYKMEWQMVWKDVTVGFTIAGIVAAFVPDSFFQTLFINSGQGNTDFTFLEILEHIVVGPIAAFLTFIGSMGNIPLAALLFGKGVSFAGVMAFIFSDLVVFPVLRINAKYYGWKMSLFILFLLFTALIGTALALHYSFDLLGMLPDTSQVKIQDKEHFKIDYTFYLNMAFLAISGYLIYLGFFKRKDVKHSMSEMAPKSPLLESVLKYAAYICYIWLAGGLIVKFFIP from the coding sequence GTGAGCGAATTCTTAAAACAATGGGGCGAAGCGGCCTATACGACCACCGGATTTTTCTGGATGGCGCTTTGGGCATTCATCTTGGGATACATCATCAGTAGTATGATACAGATTTTTGTGACTGAAAAAAGGATGCAAAAAACAATGAACGAGAGTGAAGGTAAAAGTGTACTCTTAGGCACGTTTTTCGGTTTTATAAGCAGCTCGTGTAGTTTTTCGGCTTTAGCGGGCACAAAATCTATCTTTAAAAAAGGTGCAAGCTTTGTGTCTTCCATTGCTTTTCTTCTTGCATCGACCAATCTCGTAATTGAGCTTGGAATCATCATTTCCATATTTTTGGGATGGCAGTTTGTAGTCGGCGAATATGTAGGTGGAATCCTTTTAATTCTTATTTCGTGGATTTTGATACGAATAATCAATCCTAAAAAGCTCATAGAAAAAGCGCGCAAGAATTTAGAGAACGAAGATGACGATTCAATGGATGATTCTAAAGATTGGAAAAAACAAATCAAGAAAGAAGATAGTTGGGCAAGGGTTGCCAAAAAATATAAGATGGAATGGCAGATGGTATGGAAGGACGTTACCGTTGGCTTTACCATTGCAGGTATCGTCGCAGCCTTCGTTCCCGATTCTTTCTTCCAGACACTATTTATCAATAGTGGTCAAGGCAATACAGACTTTACCTTTCTTGAAATATTGGAACATATCGTTGTAGGACCTATTGCCGCATTTTTGACTTTTATTGGCTCAATGGGTAATATTCCGTTGGCGGCATTGCTTTTTGGAAAGGGCGTGAGTTTTGCAGGGGTTATGGCTTTTATTTTTAGTGATTTGGTAGTCTTTCCTGTACTTCGTATTAACGCCAAGTATTATGGGTGGAAAATGTCGCTGTTCATTTTATTCTTACTGTTTACGGCATTAATAGGAACAGCTTTGGCTCTGCATTACTCTTTCGATTTGTTGGGTATGTTGCCTGACACATCACAAGTTAAAATACAGGACAAAGAGCATTTCAAAATTGACTATACCTTCTATTTGAATATGGCTTTTCTCGCAATTTCAGGATATCTCATATACTTAGGGTTTTTCAAGAGAAAGGATGTCAAGCACTCAATGAGCGAAATGGCACCGAAAAGTCCATTGCTTGAGAGTGTTTTAAAATATGCAGCCTATATCTGTTATATATGGTTGGCAGGTGGACTGATTGTAAAATTCTTTATACCATAA